In Thermocrinis jamiesonii, one genomic interval encodes:
- the topA gene encoding type I DNA topoisomerase — MAEKRKSMILFVVESFTKAKTISKYLGKGYLVKASGGHIKDLPEDELGVDLETLTPFFEWRKGKRKVFEDIKRHAINSELILLGTDPDREGEAISYFFWEELRKTKKPIYRVYFYEVTEEAIKKAIKEKRSIDFNLVKAQFARRVLDRLIGYLLSPELCKELKQRGLSVGRVQSPALRLIVEREREIQAFRRKKFYYVKVVFEDFHAYLEVRFEKPENAKPYMEKLKNAFFEVKQVERWQEKVAPPKPFNTPELQRASNERLKLSVEKTMKIAQALYEEGFITYPRTDAHRMNEKKAQEFLAWIEKHYGKDYVGTLRRFKEKAHVQSAHECIRPTNLYKKPEGKEELLLFELILGRTLASLSTPAVLENQRVTLVPIGQENLEIVAKGRVLIFDGWSKFYPHDFLQQKLPKLKEGQVLKPKQILLEERQTQPPKRYTEGSLVKKLEDLGIGRPSTYSTIVKTLKERGYVVVEKGELKPTPIAFQVVDFLMQNFPKLVDYSYTAKMEELLDLVEEGKKDWKETVRHLFNEIIAGNLYQDKLL, encoded by the coding sequence GTGGCTGAAAAGAGGAAATCCATGATTCTCTTTGTAGTAGAATCTTTCACAAAGGCAAAGACCATAAGCAAATACTTAGGAAAGGGATATTTGGTGAAGGCGTCAGGAGGACACATAAAGGACCTGCCAGAAGACGAGCTCGGAGTTGACTTAGAAACTTTAACTCCTTTCTTTGAGTGGAGAAAAGGCAAAAGAAAGGTCTTTGAAGACATAAAAAGGCATGCCATAAATTCTGAGCTTATTCTCCTTGGAACAGACCCAGACAGAGAGGGAGAAGCTATATCTTACTTTTTCTGGGAAGAGCTAAGGAAGACAAAAAAACCAATATACAGGGTTTATTTCTACGAAGTGACGGAGGAGGCAATAAAAAAGGCTATAAAGGAAAAAAGGAGCATAGACTTCAACCTTGTTAAAGCCCAGTTTGCAAGAAGGGTTTTAGACAGACTCATCGGATACTTACTTTCTCCTGAGCTTTGTAAAGAGCTAAAACAAAGGGGACTTTCTGTGGGAAGGGTTCAGTCCCCTGCTCTGAGGTTGATAGTTGAAAGGGAAAGGGAAATACAGGCTTTCAGAAGGAAAAAGTTTTACTATGTAAAGGTAGTTTTTGAGGACTTTCACGCTTATTTGGAAGTAAGGTTTGAAAAGCCAGAAAATGCTAAACCTTACATGGAAAAGCTAAAAAATGCTTTCTTTGAAGTAAAACAGGTGGAAAGGTGGCAAGAAAAGGTAGCACCACCCAAACCTTTTAACACTCCAGAGCTTCAGAGAGCTTCCAACGAAAGGTTAAAGCTGAGTGTGGAAAAAACGATGAAGATTGCCCAAGCGCTTTACGAAGAGGGTTTTATCACTTACCCAAGAACGGATGCCCACCGCATGAACGAAAAAAAGGCTCAGGAATTTCTGGCTTGGATAGAAAAGCACTACGGAAAAGACTACGTGGGCACTCTCAGAAGATTTAAAGAGAAGGCTCACGTACAGTCCGCTCACGAGTGCATAAGACCCACAAACCTTTACAAAAAACCGGAAGGCAAAGAAGAACTCTTGCTCTTTGAGCTGATACTTGGTAGAACCTTAGCAAGCCTATCCACACCTGCTGTTTTGGAAAACCAAAGGGTAACTTTGGTTCCCATAGGGCAAGAAAACCTTGAAATAGTTGCAAAAGGAAGGGTGCTGATCTTTGACGGTTGGTCTAAATTTTATCCGCACGACTTTTTACAGCAAAAACTACCAAAACTTAAAGAAGGACAGGTCTTAAAGCCAAAGCAGATCCTTTTGGAAGAAAGACAAACACAACCACCCAAGAGATACACAGAAGGAAGCCTTGTAAAAAAACTGGAAGACTTGGGCATAGGAAGACCATCTACCTACTCCACAATAGTAAAAACCCTAAAGGAAAGGGGTTATGTGGTGGTAGAAAAGGGCGAACTAAAGCCTACTCCTATAGCCTTTCAGGTGGTGGACTTTCTTATGCAAAACTTTCCAAAGCTCGTAGATTACAGCTATACTGCTAAGATGGAAGAGCTTTTGGATTTGGTAGAAGAAGGTAAAAAGGATTGGAAAGAAACGGTGAGACATCTTTTTAACGAAATCATAGCTGGAAATCTTTACCAAGATAAACTTCTCTAA
- the lptB gene encoding LPS export ABC transporter ATP-binding protein, with protein MLKDLLIADGIKKRYKDKEVLKGVSLYVRRGEVVGLLGPNGAGKTTLFNCLVGFLPVDEGKIELEGKDITHMPAHKRAKEGLSFLPQEHTLFEDLTVMENLLIFLEFFEESREGQLARAEELLTDFGLYELRNQKAGSLSGGQKRRLEVARCLIPKPKYILFDEPFAGIDPIMVSDIRQLILNLKAQDIGILITDHNVRETIRAVDRVYIISEGSILAQGEPWQVIENQKVREVYLGKDFQL; from the coding sequence ATATTGAAGGACTTACTTATTGCTGACGGTATAAAGAAAAGATACAAAGACAAGGAAGTTTTAAAGGGGGTTAGTCTTTATGTAAGAAGGGGAGAGGTGGTAGGGCTTTTGGGTCCCAACGGTGCGGGAAAGACCACCCTTTTTAACTGTCTGGTGGGCTTTTTGCCGGTGGATGAAGGAAAAATAGAGCTGGAAGGTAAAGATATAACACACATGCCTGCCCACAAAAGGGCAAAGGAAGGCTTATCCTTTCTTCCACAGGAGCATACGCTCTTTGAAGATCTAACTGTTATGGAGAACTTGCTTATCTTTTTAGAGTTCTTTGAAGAAAGCAGGGAAGGACAGCTAGCAAGGGCAGAAGAGCTTTTAACGGACTTTGGACTTTACGAGCTAAGAAATCAAAAGGCGGGGAGCTTGTCCGGAGGTCAAAAGAGAAGGTTAGAAGTTGCCCGTTGTCTTATACCAAAACCCAAATACATTCTATTTGACGAACCTTTTGCAGGCATAGACCCAATAATGGTATCAGACATAAGACAGCTAATACTTAACCTAAAAGCTCAGGACATAGGCATTCTTATAACAGACCACAACGTCAGAGAAACCATAAGAGCGGTGGATAGGGTGTATATTATTTCAGAAGGTTCCATTTTAGCCCAAGGAGAACCTTGGCAAGTAATAGAAAATCAGAAGGTTAGAGAAGTTTATCTTGGTAAAGATTTCCAGCTATGA
- the speD gene encoding adenosylmethionine decarboxylase, translating to MAKTLGLHILADLHGINPDLIDRVEDIKNLLESAVKVAGLTKISSHYYQFQPHGATGVILLAESHISIHTWPEHGLATVDVYTCGDPSKAYKAMDYIVSILEPTRVDKQVHERGLIESSEGSDLRSILLRV from the coding sequence ATGGCAAAAACCCTCGGACTGCATATCTTAGCAGACCTGCACGGCATTAACCCAGACCTAATTGACAGAGTGGAAGACATAAAAAACCTTTTGGAAAGTGCAGTAAAAGTGGCAGGTCTTACAAAGATCTCCTCTCACTACTACCAATTCCAACCGCATGGAGCTACGGGGGTTATTCTTTTGGCTGAATCGCACATATCCATCCACACATGGCCAGAGCACGGTTTGGCTACAGTGGATGTCTATACCTGCGGTGATCCATCTAAGGCTTACAAAGCCATGGATTACATAGTATCTATCTTGGAACCAACGAGGGTGGATAAGCAGGTGCATGAGAGGGGATTGATAGAAAGTTCCGAGGGTTCCGATTTGCGTAGTATTCTCTTAAGGGTTTAA
- the trmD gene encoding tRNA (guanosine(37)-N1)-methyltransferase TrmD encodes MKFFLITIFPNLFECFCQYGIVSQAIKKGMLEVIPINLRDYAPKGKVDDYAYGGHPGMVLKPEPIVLAYEDIVSKYGKPYTIIPQPWGKVITQEDLDRLSKLSSLLVICGRYEGIDERVSFLADEELSLGDFVLSGGELFALTLLEGIARLLPGVLSEPESIKKDSFRRWLGAPVYTRPAEFRGMQVPKVLLSGNHKVIELWELWHSIKRTLEKRPDLVPKDLSPLEEEMLKAIKGGLSFEEWLKRGNP; translated from the coding sequence ATGAAATTTTTCTTGATAACTATATTTCCAAATTTGTTTGAGTGTTTTTGTCAGTATGGTATAGTTTCTCAGGCTATAAAAAAGGGAATGTTGGAAGTAATTCCCATAAACCTTAGGGACTATGCGCCGAAAGGGAAAGTGGATGATTATGCTTACGGTGGGCATCCGGGAATGGTCCTAAAGCCAGAGCCAATAGTCTTGGCTTACGAGGATATAGTTTCTAAGTATGGAAAGCCCTATACCATAATACCCCAACCGTGGGGTAAGGTGATAACTCAGGAAGACTTGGACAGACTCTCCAAGCTAAGCAGTTTATTGGTAATATGCGGAAGATACGAAGGTATTGATGAAAGGGTTAGCTTTTTGGCGGACGAAGAGCTTTCTTTGGGAGATTTTGTGCTTTCTGGTGGAGAGCTTTTTGCCTTAACCCTTTTGGAAGGAATAGCAAGACTTTTACCTGGTGTTCTGAGCGAGCCAGAAAGTATAAAAAAAGACTCATTTAGAAGGTGGCTTGGTGCTCCAGTTTATACCAGACCCGCCGAGTTCAGAGGTATGCAGGTGCCAAAGGTGTTGCTCTCTGGCAATCACAAGGTAATAGAGCTGTGGGAACTTTGGCATTCTATAAAGAGAACGCTGGAAAAGAGACCAGACCTTGTTCCCAAGGACTTGTCGCCTTTGGAAGAAGAGATGCTAAAAGCTATAAAAGGTGGTCTTTCCTTTGAGGAGTGGCTGAAAAGAGGAAATCCATGA
- a CDS encoding tyrosine-type recombinase/integrase — translation MELLELWKRHLEKTKSERTTITYTNAIKSFLKKLNINENLLEVSSKELYQYADSSELSPASLLTHFSAIKHFYRFLTKGGFLPKEKLSEIEETIEEIKEDYGLHKLYRRPKALGKKELEIIFQKVKGSKYENIYKLFLYSGIRLSEYKNLRPEHFFLDKSGIYWIHLPAEITKRKRERMAPLIGPSREDTYRFTESLDKCLKNYEETLSTNTGSLQVYTNRLSKRLRIHFSLYSFRHTYITNLINQGFPVELVKEFAGHANIKTTIDIYYRFNQERAKSIVESFLRG, via the coding sequence GTGGAGCTTTTAGAACTTTGGAAAAGGCACTTAGAAAAAACAAAAAGTGAAAGGACTACTATAACCTATACAAATGCCATAAAGTCTTTTCTAAAAAAGCTGAACATAAATGAAAACCTTCTTGAGGTATCCTCAAAGGAGCTTTATCAGTATGCAGATTCTTCAGAGCTTTCCCCAGCATCCCTTCTAACTCACTTTTCCGCCATCAAACACTTCTACAGGTTTTTAACAAAAGGCGGTTTTTTACCCAAAGAGAAACTTTCTGAGATAGAAGAGACTATAGAGGAAATAAAAGAGGATTATGGATTACACAAACTTTACAGAAGGCCCAAAGCATTGGGAAAGAAGGAGTTGGAAATCATCTTTCAAAAGGTTAAAGGTTCTAAGTATGAAAACATATACAAACTGTTTTTATACAGTGGGATAAGGCTATCCGAATACAAAAATCTTAGACCTGAACACTTTTTCTTAGATAAGAGCGGTATATATTGGATACACCTGCCTGCAGAGATAACCAAAAGGAAAAGGGAGAGGATGGCACCCTTGATTGGACCGTCAAGGGAAGACACCTATAGATTTACAGAAAGCTTGGATAAGTGTTTGAAAAATTACGAAGAAACCTTAAGCACAAACACGGGTTCCTTGCAGGTTTATACAAACCGGCTTTCCAAAAGGCTCCGCATTCACTTTTCTTTGTACAGTTTCAGACACACCTACATAACAAACCTTATAAATCAGGGCTTTCCAGTGGAGTTGGTCAAAGAGTTTGCAGGACATGCAAACATTAAAACCACCATAGACATCTATTACCGCTTTAACCAAGAAAGAGCAAAAAGTATAGTAGAGAGCTTTCTAAGGGGATGA
- the pdxJ gene encoding pyridoxine 5'-phosphate synthase, with product MRLGVNIDHVATLRQARRTFEPSPVFAALIAQQAGAHQITLHLREDRRHIQDEDLRLIKKLIKIPINLEMAPTEEMKNIALEVKPNRVTLVPERREEITTEGGLDVVRLESFLKDYLKEIKLANIEVSLFVEPEEEQIAASKTVGADAVELHTGRYANLWNEHKKEQAREELERLKKASLLAKELGLRVYAGHGLTYHNVADLVRELKDYVEELNVGHSIVSNAVLFGFERAVKEFIERIKEGLL from the coding sequence ATGCGCTTAGGTGTGAACATAGACCACGTAGCTACGCTGAGGCAAGCCAGAAGGACCTTTGAGCCAAGCCCCGTGTTTGCTGCACTCATAGCTCAGCAAGCGGGTGCGCACCAAATAACATTGCACCTAAGGGAAGACAGAAGACACATCCAGGACGAAGACCTAAGGCTCATTAAAAAGCTAATAAAAATTCCCATAAACCTTGAGATGGCACCTACGGAAGAGATGAAAAACATAGCCCTTGAAGTAAAACCAAACAGAGTAACCTTAGTTCCAGAAAGAAGGGAGGAGATAACTACGGAAGGTGGTTTGGACGTGGTAAGGTTAGAAAGCTTTTTGAAAGACTACCTTAAAGAAATAAAGCTTGCTAACATTGAAGTGTCTTTGTTTGTAGAACCTGAAGAAGAACAGATAGCTGCTTCAAAAACTGTGGGTGCGGATGCAGTAGAGCTACACACCGGAAGATACGCTAACCTTTGGAACGAACACAAAAAAGAACAAGCAAGAGAAGAGCTTGAAAGATTAAAAAAAGCATCTTTGTTAGCCAAGGAGCTTGGCTTAAGAGTCTATGCAGGACACGGACTAACTTACCACAATGTGGCAGATTTGGTGAGAGAACTAAAAGACTATGTAGAAGAGCTAAACGTTGGACACTCCATAGTTTCCAATGCGGTTCTTTTTGGCTTTGAAAGGGCAGTAAAAGAGTTTATTGAAAGGATAAAAGAAGGGTTGTTATAA
- the moeB gene encoding molybdopterin-synthase adenylyltransferase MoeB, which translates to MFSFTEEQIRRYARHIILPEVGGKGQEKLLKSKVLVVGAGGLGSPAILYLAAAGVGTIGIVDFDVVDLSNLQRQVIHNTDRVGTPKVESAKQTVERLNPDVKVITYNTRLNKENILDIIKDYDVVLDGTDNFPTRFLINDACYFAGKPLVSAAMLRFEGQISVFDFRKKDESPCYRCLFPEPPPPGLVPSCQEAGILGSIGGIMGCIQATEAIKLILGIGEPLVGKLLIMDALSMDFRKVKLRKDPSCPLCSEKAVIKELVEYEQVCDMHF; encoded by the coding sequence ATGTTTAGCTTTACGGAAGAACAAATAAGAAGATACGCAAGGCACATTATACTGCCCGAGGTGGGCGGTAAGGGACAGGAAAAGCTATTAAAGTCTAAGGTCTTAGTGGTAGGTGCAGGTGGTTTGGGCTCTCCCGCCATACTGTATTTAGCCGCTGCAGGTGTGGGAACTATCGGCATAGTAGATTTTGACGTGGTGGATCTTTCTAACCTGCAAAGACAGGTCATCCACAACACAGACAGGGTTGGAACTCCAAAGGTAGAATCCGCAAAGCAAACTGTGGAGAGACTAAACCCCGATGTGAAGGTAATAACTTACAACACACGCTTGAATAAAGAAAACATCTTAGACATAATCAAGGACTACGATGTGGTTTTGGATGGGACTGATAACTTTCCCACCAGATTTTTAATAAACGATGCGTGTTACTTTGCTGGAAAGCCTTTGGTTTCTGCGGCCATGCTTAGGTTTGAAGGTCAAATATCCGTGTTTGACTTCAGAAAAAAGGACGAGTCGCCCTGCTATAGGTGTCTTTTTCCGGAACCTCCACCACCAGGTTTGGTGCCTTCTTGCCAAGAAGCGGGTATTCTTGGCTCCATAGGTGGTATTATGGGTTGCATACAGGCTACGGAAGCTATAAAGCTCATTCTTGGAATAGGTGAGCCCCTTGTAGGTAAGCTTCTCATAATGGACGCCCTTTCTATGGATTTTAGAAAGGTAAAGCTCAGAAAGGATCCAAGCTGTCCCCTTTGCAGTGAAAAGGCGGTCATCAAAGAGCTTGTGGAATACGAACAAGTCTGCGATATGCACTTTTAA
- the lysA gene encoding diaminopimelate decarboxylase → MLKEYNPYLEYKDGELHLEGVSLKNLAKEYGTPLYVYSASYIRDRVRAYRRAFPEALICYAVKANFNPSIITLAKEEGAGADVVSGGELYLALKAGVDPSKIVYAGVGKTVQEIEFAVKQDILMFNVESSMELDVLNDVGQSLGKKVRIAIRVNPDVDPKTHPYISTGMKKSKFGIDIKQAKKEYEYARKLKNLEIVGIHCHIGSQILDVSPYIEAVEKVVELYWDLSKSGFDIKYLDLGGGLGIKYQPDQANPEPEDLAHAIMPSLKDVKAQIILEPGRSIVGNGGILITQVQFLKDKGHKHFVIVDAGMNDLIRPAIYSAYHHIVPVVERNSKYIKTDVVGPICETGDFLALDREIPYVERGDYLAVLSAGAYGFAMSSQYNARPRACEVLVEKGSVKVIRKRETYEDIIYSY, encoded by the coding sequence CTGTTGAAAGAGTATAATCCCTATCTTGAGTATAAAGATGGAGAGCTTCATTTAGAAGGTGTTTCTTTGAAAAACTTGGCAAAGGAATACGGCACCCCGCTTTATGTTTATAGTGCTTCTTACATCAGAGATAGGGTAAGAGCCTACAGGCGGGCTTTTCCAGAGGCTCTTATATGCTATGCGGTAAAGGCAAATTTTAATCCTTCAATAATAACCTTAGCTAAGGAGGAAGGAGCTGGTGCGGATGTAGTTTCTGGTGGTGAGCTTTATTTGGCTTTAAAGGCGGGTGTGGATCCTTCCAAAATAGTCTATGCGGGTGTGGGAAAGACAGTTCAAGAAATAGAGTTTGCGGTTAAGCAAGACATTTTGATGTTCAACGTAGAGTCCTCTATGGAACTTGACGTGCTAAACGATGTGGGGCAAAGCTTAGGGAAAAAAGTCAGAATAGCCATAAGGGTAAATCCGGACGTGGATCCTAAAACCCATCCTTACATATCTACTGGTATGAAGAAAAGTAAATTTGGCATAGATATAAAGCAGGCAAAGAAGGAGTACGAATACGCAAGGAAGCTGAAAAACTTGGAGATCGTCGGGATACACTGTCATATTGGCTCACAGATACTGGACGTTTCTCCTTACATAGAGGCGGTGGAAAAGGTGGTAGAACTTTACTGGGATTTAAGCAAGTCTGGGTTTGACATAAAGTATTTAGACCTTGGTGGTGGCTTGGGTATAAAGTATCAGCCAGATCAGGCAAACCCAGAGCCAGAAGATTTAGCCCACGCCATAATGCCAAGCTTGAAAGATGTAAAGGCACAGATAATTTTAGAGCCCGGAAGGTCCATAGTGGGGAATGGGGGTATCTTGATAACTCAAGTGCAGTTTCTAAAGGATAAAGGACACAAGCATTTTGTGATAGTGGATGCGGGTATGAACGACCTTATCAGGCCTGCCATATACTCCGCCTATCATCACATAGTACCTGTGGTGGAAAGAAACTCAAAATACATAAAAACTGATGTGGTGGGTCCCATATGCGAAACTGGAGACTTCTTAGCTTTGGACAGGGAAATTCCTTACGTTGAAAGGGGAGATTATCTGGCTGTGCTTTCTGCGGGAGCTTATGGCTTTGCCATGTCCTCCCAATACAACGCAAGACCAAGAGCTTGTGAGGTTTTAGTGGAGAAGGGAAGTGTGAAAGTGATAAGAAAAAGGGAAACTTACGAAGATATAATTTATTCATATTGA